In Brevinematia bacterium, one DNA window encodes the following:
- a CDS encoding uracil-DNA glycosylase: MNAIERIMKEIELLIKDEPFYSKIIEAEKPKDLDNQQKSNLTLSSEKQSPEEQRDVESKMKKLEREIMMCRRCSLHSSRTNAVPGEGSYKTSLMIVGEGPGREEDLQGRPFVGKAGQLLTKLLEEIGIRRKDVYITNVVKCRPPENRTPSQEEISSCKTFLEKQLEIINPKAVLLLGATASKAVIGEEKITKIRGEAIEIEETIFFPTFHPAAVLRDEANKLPIIKQDFQKLKNILRNLQTKESKT, translated from the coding sequence ATGAATGCAATAGAAAGAATAATGAAAGAAATAGAGCTACTCATCAAAGACGAACCTTTCTACTCCAAGATAATAGAAGCAGAAAAACCTAAAGACTTAGACAATCAACAAAAAAGCAACCTTACACTATCTTCAGAAAAACAATCTCCAGAGGAACAAAGAGACGTAGAGAGCAAAATGAAGAAGCTAGAGAGAGAAATAATGATGTGTAGAAGGTGTAGTCTTCATAGTAGCAGGACAAACGCAGTTCCTGGTGAAGGTAGTTATAAAACTAGCCTCATGATAGTAGGAGAAGGCCCTGGGAGAGAGGAGGATCTACAGGGAAGACCATTTGTAGGTAAAGCTGGACAATTGCTAACAAAACTATTGGAAGAAATAGGAATTAGAAGAAAGGACGTTTACATAACAAATGTTGTAAAATGTAGACCACCAGAGAACCGAACACCGTCACAAGAAGAAATATCTTCCTGCAAAACTTTTCTAGAAAAACAGCTTGAAATAATAAACCCCAAGGCAGTCCTACTACTAGGAGCTACCGCATCAAAGGCTGTCATAGGTGAAGAAAAGATAACCAAGATTCGGGGAGAAGCTATTGAAATTGAAGAAACCATATTCTTCCCAACCTTCCACCCCGCAGCAGTCCTAAGAGACGAAGCAAATAAACTACCTATAATCAAACAAGACTTCCAAAAACTAAAAAATATCCTTCGCAACTTACAAACAAAAGAATCTAAAACTTAG